The following nucleotide sequence is from Pangasianodon hypophthalmus isolate fPanHyp1 chromosome 8, fPanHyp1.pri, whole genome shotgun sequence.
ATGCAGCATTAATGTCCCTAAAAGCCTTTTCATCCTCTCTGAATCCAAAGTttggtttaatgtgtttcagctcGTCATTCAGCATCCTCATCCAGTACTGCCATTTACTGCACACTTTAGATAACAAGACACAACCACATcacctatgtgtgtgtgtgtgtgtgtgtgtgtgtgtgtgtgtgtgtgtttgtgtagattAGATATGACTATTCCAGTGTTTAAAGTCACAAAGTCTTCAAATATGTGTAGAgtctttgatttaaaaatatttagctcTGTGGAATTTTAAAGATGTGACagtcaagaaagaaagaatgacagaAGGAAATagttgaagaaagaaagaaagaaaaaaaagaatatgagagaaaatatggaagaaaatagaaaaaagaaagaaagaagttaaaaaaataacagagggaagaaaagaaagaaagaaagaaagaactataactatatatattttcataattttgaaCGTTGACTGTATTAGcagttaatgtgtgttttttagcaCTTAATTAGTgtatttgtggttaattagtgTATTATTGGTTAATGTGTGTTTCAGCAGTTAATTAGTGTATTAGCACTTAATTAGTGTATTATTGGTTAATGTGTGTTTCAGCCATTAATTAGTGTATTAGCAGTTAATTAGTGTATTATTGGTTAATGTGTGTTTCAGCAGTTAATTAGTGTATTATTGGTAAAAGAAGAGAGATGCTTTGTAAGGGAGTACACAGTAAATGTACTAATCACTATACACAGCCTCTTAAGTCTCTTAATGCCTAAGAACATTGTTACTAACACTGAGAGTGTGCGGTTTAGAGGTTTAGAGGGGAATTTAGTACAAGTAACTTTTATACAAGTACACTTAATATTAACTTACACTTAatataactctctctctctctctgtcagcctCTCTCTGCCATGCATGGGGGCGGAGCTGCACGCCTTCGTCGTGACCTGCGTGATGCACTGCCTTACGAGGCTCAGATGATGTCATACCCTCCTGCTGGCTTCAATGGACGGGGCAACGATCTGTACTACCAGCCAGAGGCCTTGAGAGCACAGGGGCTGGGCCACGCCCTGCATCGCCTGGAGAACGACCAGAGGCAGGAGCAGGAGGCAGCCTACCTAGCAGGTTTACTGCGCCTCCTGAGTGAGGCAGAGAGTAAAGGCCAAGCAAGaccagaggaagaggaagagcaggTGGAAGGTGATTTCCAGGAATCATACCCTCCAGATTATGACGAGACAGAGCAGACGGTGAACATGGCCAAACCCCAGGCACTGCTGGACCCACAGCTCACCGAGGCGCTGCTCAACCACTACAGGCAGGAGAGGATGCTTCAGGCAGGGAAGGACCGAGACCAGGAGATGCTCCGGTGAGAAAAATACCTTTTAACATCTTTTAATCTTCTGacatgttatcgtttctatagtaacagctcattcacgggcaCTTGCATggaggatgctccacataatgtaataacataatttaataataaacggatttaaaaatatgtaatcactgatattgtttaaataaagatttctgtaaggagatgtttatttaacatttatggaaggagtctccagtgttggcactttgtaacaatcagaggtcaAGCTGTGCTTTCTCTGGAACAAGTCTTACTAACTTCATGAGAAAGGGAGgattgactgtttatagctgttataacataagtgataacaggaaatatgttgtctcatggacgttcctcaacattaaatgtaacaataaattgataaaaagtaCTATGTGctgttctgtaaataaaacGATGTGatataagacgaataaaacatgctgttattgggaaataaaCCACTTAGTGCCAGGTTGCAACGAagcactctgttgttgattatattcctataacagcatcctcctgagtctctctctTGGTACACTCAGAGGGTCAATGGTTTGAATCCCACGACTGACTGGTTGATGATTGGGCTGTAAAATGGAGTCCTGATGGAAGAAATATGACATTTTCTGTTGTAAAAAGGATCAGTAAAGCATAAATTACACTGTTCAGCCAGACATTATGGCCCTGAACCACATTTGTATGTTTATGACATGCATATATCTTTGCAGAACCTACAATGAAGTCAGAAAACAGCCTACCAGAGCTGGTAAAACACCTCTGTGGTTTAACACTTCTAAATAAGACGTCCTGACTGGCTGTAACTAACAAAGATGGCGCACAAAAGCTTATCTACATACCAAGTGACAGAGTGTATAATCCACCAGCaagtcatatttaataaatacttttttgccaCAGATTTATGAGGCAGTTTGAAGGCAGAAAGAAATGCTACACACTAACAAATGGCCATTTGCTAGTTAGGCCAATGTCTGTAGTTGGACAGAAAACAAATGGAATCTCTTGCCTTCAAAGACCTGAGAAGCAGCGATGCTGTAAATATGATGGCGATTTCATCCCACTAGTCCCTTTGGACCAGTGATTACCTCAGTTTCCATCAATAAGTATAAGAGGTCTATAATTCAattaatttccattttatttatgtagcactCTCAACAAAGAAGCTCTACAAAACTCCGGATGTAGATTTGAATCTCTAATAAACAAACCAGTGgcaacagtggtgaggaaaaacttcctgagatgaCGTGAGGAAAACCCTGaggggaaccagactcaaaggggAACCCTTCCAACACCaaatagtgggattataaatcattattcttcTGCAGCTGTATACTGTAGAAACAAACAGTACTTAGTGTGTTAAAGGGATGTTCAATATGGatagattgtgaataagagacCTGGGATGAGCTCaagacagtgtttatgattacagcagcagttcttaggtacaagtctacagtatcctgGTGAGACTATCCTCTAAAGCAAGAGTGAGACACGGGCAGAGACTGTTTTTGGGAAAGGCTAATCTTTAGGGTAACTGCTGTATGTGGGATCATCCACAGCAGCAAAAGGGACGGATTTGATACCGTATGGTAAAGGTAACCTTATTTATCCTCAAAGGGTTAACTGGTTGCTGAGCATGTCATCATTACATTATGACTGTcatcattacactgtaaatggacattttaaacatttacctCACATATGCACTGTAAACCAACATTtacatcctcatcctcattccTGATGCTTTACCCAGGTACCTGGTGGAGAAGGTCCTCTCGAGTCTGGCATCTGAGAACCAGCTGAACCCATCCAACCGCCGAGGCAAATGGGAAGTGGCAGCAGCAGCCAGCATTGGACGTGACAGAGCTACGCCTCTGAGACGAGCTAGGCGCTCTCTAGACTCCGCCCCTGTTGCCTCCCCTGATGCCGAGGCCTCGCTACTGCGGGTGAAGCGAGTGGGTGATGAAGACCATGATGATTTTGCTAGTCAGAACAACCGGTCACCCCATGCTGGCCTGCAGAGGATGAAGCGCATCGACACAGATCTGCCTCCACCTGCGAAGCACAGCCGCAAACGCCGCTCGGTGACCTACGACCCTGAGCTCATCGCTCAGCACATCATCCAGTAcctgagaaagtgagagagagaaaaagaggaagacagaaagattGCAACAGTTCACATGCTGACAGATATATGCGAGAACTCACTGTTAACTGCTTCTGTCTGGCGAACCAATGTATCTGCTTCAGTGCTATAATAAAATGGTAAACACATTCAATTATTTGTTCCACATGCTAATGCATATGagcaaatgtaatttttatttatgggTTTGCAGTAGATGCAGTGATGCACTGCAGTTGGCAACCTGTCAGTCCTGGTAGTTCAGATATTGGTATTGACATCAGTTGAGTTCCACTTGAGTCTCAAGACCAAATTATCCTTTTCTTAAATTGAGTTTTCTTAATCTGAATCACTGACAGTGAGCGGTAAATCATGACCTTATACGTTTAAAACTTTCTATagtcaaaaatgtaaaatctttcTCCCCAAAGGAGTAGCTGTTTTCTCGACATACTGGCCATCATCAACACAGTGGACACAATATCAGAATAGCACCTTATGAATTTACCTATTTTATCCTTAAAAGAGACTGGACTTTCCAAGGTCACCAGCCCTTTTACTGGGATTAAATAATGCTACACTTCTAGCATTACAGGAActattttaaagaaaaccttTAAAGATATGACATCATGAAAATAGGTTATCCTAGGTTATCCTAAAGTGCCACAACCCCAAGCCTTTACTAATAGCAAATGAGTAAATGGGCCATTAATGGTCCATACTTACCACTTTATCTAGCCCACATAATCCTTGAGGAATGACAGTTAAATATATCCCAATTTAGCTGCCAGAACACAGCCTTAACAGCCTTGCTGAACTAGCATGTTCAATGCAAAATTGAAAATTTAAATCGTTTTTTGTATTTGTGCCATTCCCAActgtttttggattgtttttggTTACTTactattgaaaaaaatatttgcctTTGCCATCACTGGCCTTTATATTCTTAAACCCAACCATATTTGGCTTGGTTTATGGCAAAGTGAAACCCCCAAATTAGCTCTAGAAGTAAGGTAAATTCCGATCAACCCTCTAGCACACAGGTTTCGATTCCTGGTCCTAGTATACACGCCCATTATCCTGCAGATTTCAGTGATTTCCCTTGTCTCAACACATCTGATTCAATTAATCAGCTActtaacagcccttcctgagttaAAGTTGTGTCTTAGAGCTGGGAGAACAATAAAATGTATGGGCCAGGGGGTTCCCCAGGATCAGGGTTGTGAACCTGTCTCCTAGTATATACTATTTGTATGTATATGGTGGTGGTTTgatttcttttctgtctttttcataGCATGTTTCAACAtataaagcactaaaatgtAGAATTTTTCTGTCCCCTAAGCCCATAGCCTTCTATCAAGCTTGTATGAGGCAGCAGTGgatcagtggttaaggcattgggcGACTGATTGAAAGGTTATGAGCTTAAATCTCAGCATCACTAAGCTggcactgttgggcccttgaacaAGTTGCTTAACCCTTCATCTGCTCAGTTGTATCTTGTCTCACTTGTAAGTCACATTGGATTAAAGCAACAACAAAATGAGTTTAATGTAAATCAAGCTCTTGGTCATGAAAGTGTATGGATTTGCAGCTAGCACATATATAAATGGTAGCAAATGGTACTGCTGCAGTGTTCTTGCGTCGAGACACTTGTTTTTGTCCAAGACCTTTGCAGAATATGGTGTCACAGTTAGTTTGAGAGTTTAATACAAATGTCAAGAATGTCTATCAGAAAACTGATAAGGAACATTCCAGTTGGAATCATCTATGTAACCAACAAATTAGCTTTGGAAATAGTTTCCCAGATCAAAAAAAGACAGGCTTTACTGCCACAGATACAAGTCAACCTACATTTTTTCTTATGCTAGCATGTTAGATATTGTGGGGTCTGAGTGGAGGGTCAGCCATGATGAAGCAcctctggagcagagagggttacaggccttgctcaagggcccaacagtggcagcttaaTGGTACCAGGGATTGAACTCACAACCTGTTGATCAGCATCCCAGAGCATGAACCACTGCGCCACCACTTCCCCAGCATGACGTAATACAAGGGGCAGGATATATATGTATTCGACCTTTATGGCTGTGATGACTTGGCTGTCTTTCAAGAGCAACTGGTCTGCTGTACACTTTAATGTTTTCCCATGGGTTAACAAATATTATGACCTGTGATGTGAACTTTATCCAATTTGCCCCATCTGCACCAAAGATAACATCACCCAGTGGATTATCAGCCTTAGATATTGAGAGCTAGATTAAATGGAAGACTGAGTGTAGGTTTCTTTTAAACATATTGTTGGACCAAAAATCCAAACAGGACTAAGAGCCACCAATTACTACAATGCTAACTGGTGTTATCCATTTATCATTGAGATAGTTGATATTTTAAGAGGAACTGTTCATAAAGCAAACACTAGGACAGACACCGTCTTCACTGAAAACTCTTTATTGAGCAAACTATGAGATATTTGaatatagtagtagtagaagatcGTGATTCAATAATGACCACAAAACACTAGAGTTCACATATGAAAACGTCTTGGCTCTTGCTTTTTACGCAGCTTTATACAGCCAGACTGAGCCTAAGCACAAGGGTTGCTGAGAATATTGtctattacattattatttaaatatatcaaaTTTCACTCAACTCAATTTATCAGTCAATGAGCCATGAAATAGCAGACCTATTGTGGTACGACCTCAGACGTTGGCATTGAAGCACACAGCA
It contains:
- the pcsk1nl gene encoding proprotein convertase subtilisin/kexin type 1 inhibitor, like, whose product is MSGPRTSSILLLFCVAFLQNPLLEAKPLSAMHGGGAARLRRDLRDALPYEAQMMSYPPAGFNGRGNDLYYQPEALRAQGLGHALHRLENDQRQEQEAAYLAGLLRLLSEAESKGQARPEEEEEQVEGDFQESYPPDYDETEQTVNMAKPQALLDPQLTEALLNHYRQERMLQAGKDRDQEMLRYLVEKVLSSLASENQLNPSNRRGKWEVAAAASIGRDRATPLRRARRSLDSAPVASPDAEASLLRVKRVGDEDHDDFASQNNRSPHAGLQRMKRIDTDLPPPAKHSRKRRSVTYDPELIAQHIIQYLRK